In one Lolium rigidum isolate FL_2022 chromosome 3, APGP_CSIRO_Lrig_0.1, whole genome shotgun sequence genomic region, the following are encoded:
- the LOC124702723 gene encoding probable serine incorporator, whose protein sequence is MWCASCLASACAGCACNLCTSAAASITRRSARLAYCGLFAASLILSFLLRQFAAPLLQQIPWINTFDQTPPEEWFQMNAVLRVSLGNFLFFATFALTMIGVKDQNDQRDAWHHGGWIAKFAVWAVLVILMFFVPNVVVTIYEVLSKFGSGLFLLVQVVMLLDFTNNWNDSWVEKDEKKWEIALLVVTVACYLSTFAFSGVLFMWFNPSGQDCGLNVFFIVLTIILAFAFAVIALHPQVNGSVMPASIISVYSAYLCYTGLSSEPDDYACNGLHRHSKQVSMSSLILGMLTTVLSVVYSAVRVGSSTTFLSPPSSPRSGAKNPLLGDTNVEEGKAGGEARPVSYSYTFFHLIFALASMYSGMLLTGWMSVASEKSELMDVGWTTVWVRICTEWSTAALYIWTLVAPLLFPDRDFS, encoded by the exons ATGTGGTGCGCGTCGTGCCTAGCGTCCGCCTGCGCGGGCTGCGCCTGCAACCTCtgcacgtcggcggcggcgtccatCACCCGCCGCTCAGCCCGCCTCGCCTACTGCGGCCTTTTCGCCGCTTCcctcatcctctccttcctcctccgccagttCGCCGCGCCTCTCCTCCAGCAGATCCCCT GGATAAATACGTTTGATCAAACACCACCAGAAGAATGGTTTCAAATGAACGCTGTTCTTCGTGTCAGCTTGGGCAATTTCTTGTTTTTTGCAACATTTGCTCTCACGATGATTGGTGTCAAAGACCAGAATGATCAGCGAGACGCATGGCACCATGGTGGGTGGATTGCAAAGTTTGCTGTCTGGGCTGTTCTCGTTATTCTTATGTTCTTTGTCCCCAACGTCGTCGTTACTATCTATG AGGTACTGTCAAAATTTGGATCTGGCTTGTTCCTTCTGGTTCAAGTCGTGATGCTTTTAGACTTCACAAATAATTGGAATGACTCGTGGGTTGAGAAGGATGAGAAAAAGTG GGAAATAGCTTTGCTGGTAGTGACTGTGGCTTGCTATCTCTCTACGTTTGCCTTCTCTGGAGTGCTCTTCATGTGGTTCAATCCCTCTGGTCAGGATTGTGGTCTCAACGTGTTCTttattgtgttgacaattatccttgCTTTTGCATTTGCAGTAATTGCTCTTCACCCCCAG GTCAATGGAAGTGTTATGCCCGCTTCTATTATTTCTGTTTACAGTGCATACTTGTGTTATACTGGTCTGTCCAGTGAACCCGATGACTATGCCTGCAACGGGCTTCACAGGCACTCTAAGCAGGTCTCAATGAGCTCCCTTATACTTGGGATGCTCACTACTGTGCTCTCTGTAGTGTACTCCGCCGTTCGCGTGGGATCTTCCACTACTTTCCTTTCGCCACCATCGTCTCCTAGATCTG GTGCCAAAAATCCTTTACTTGGTGACACTAATGTGGAGGAGGGCAAGGCCGGTGGCGAAGCGCGCCCCGTGAGCTATTCTTATACCTTCTTCCACCTTATCTTTGCCCTCGCGAGCATGTACTCGGGCATGCTTCTTACAGGATGGATGAGCGTGGCTTCTGAGAAGTCGGAGCTGATGGATGTCGGATGGACGACCGTCTGGGTGCGCATATGCACAGAGTGGTCTACCGCAGCACTGTACATCTGGACCCTGGTTGCTCCGCTGCTCTTTCCTGACCGGGATTTCTCATGA